Proteins encoded together in one Streptomyces sp. NBC_01408 window:
- a CDS encoding CoA ester lyase, translated as MTTPVHPVNRLRPRRSCLAVPGSNPRFLEKAQGLPADQVFLDLEDACAPLAKEGARHTIVDALNNGDWTGKTRVVRVNDWTTHWTYRDVITVVEGAGQNLDCIMLPKVQDAQQIVALDLLLTQIEKTMGFEVGKIGIEAQIENAKGLVNVDEIAAASPRLETIIFGPADFMASINMKTLVVGMQPPGYGADAYHYILMRILMAARTHNLQAIDGPFLQIRDVDAYREVAGRAAALGFDGKWVLHPGQVDAANEVFSPSQEDYDHAELILDAYDWCTSEAGGKKGSAMLGDEMIDEASRKMALVIAGKGRAGGMQRTSKFEIPEA; from the coding sequence ATGACCACGCCCGTCCACCCGGTGAACCGTCTCCGCCCGCGCCGCTCCTGCCTCGCGGTGCCCGGCTCGAACCCGCGGTTCCTGGAGAAGGCCCAGGGCCTGCCGGCCGACCAGGTCTTCCTGGACCTGGAGGACGCCTGCGCGCCCCTCGCCAAGGAAGGCGCCCGCCACACGATCGTGGACGCGCTGAACAACGGCGACTGGACGGGTAAGACCCGGGTCGTGCGCGTCAACGACTGGACCACGCACTGGACGTACCGCGACGTCATCACGGTCGTGGAGGGTGCCGGCCAGAACCTCGACTGCATCATGCTGCCGAAGGTCCAGGACGCCCAGCAGATCGTGGCCCTCGACCTCCTGCTGACGCAGATCGAGAAGACCATGGGCTTCGAGGTCGGCAAGATCGGCATCGAGGCGCAGATCGAGAACGCCAAGGGCCTGGTGAACGTCGACGAGATCGCCGCCGCCTCGCCGCGGCTGGAGACGATCATCTTCGGGCCGGCCGACTTCATGGCCTCCATCAACATGAAGACGCTGGTCGTGGGCATGCAGCCGCCCGGTTACGGCGCGGACGCCTACCACTACATCCTGATGCGGATCCTGATGGCGGCCCGTACGCACAACCTCCAGGCGATCGACGGCCCCTTCCTCCAGATCCGCGACGTGGACGCGTACCGCGAGGTGGCCGGCCGGGCGGCGGCCCTGGGCTTCGACGGCAAGTGGGTGCTGCACCCGGGCCAGGTCGACGCGGCCAACGAGGTCTTCTCCCCCTCGCAGGAGGACTACGACCACGCCGAGCTGATCCTCGACGCGTACGACTGGTGCACCTCCGAGGCCGGCGGCAAGAAGGGCTCGGCGATGCTCGGCGACGAGATGATCGACGAGGCCAGCCGCAAGATGGCCCTGGTCATCGCGGGCAAGGGGCGCGCCGGCGGTATGCAGCGCACCAGCAAGTTCGAGATCCCGGAGGCCTGA
- a CDS encoding MaoC family dehydratase produces the protein MQFGRTYEEFEVGAVYKHWPGKTVTEYDDHLFCLLTMNHHPLHMDSNYAENTTDFGKNVVVGNYIYSLLLGMSVPDVSGKAIANLEIESLRHVAPTFHGDTLYGETTVLDKTPSKSKNDRGIVYVETKGYKQDGTLVCVFRRKVMVPTETYIKERGGEQPGRPTLKEQGK, from the coding sequence ATGCAGTTCGGACGCACGTACGAAGAGTTCGAGGTCGGGGCGGTCTACAAGCACTGGCCCGGGAAGACGGTCACGGAGTACGACGACCACCTCTTCTGTCTGCTGACCATGAACCACCACCCGCTCCACATGGACAGCAACTACGCCGAGAACACCACCGACTTCGGCAAGAACGTGGTCGTGGGCAACTACATCTACTCGCTGCTGCTGGGCATGTCGGTGCCGGACGTCTCCGGGAAGGCCATCGCCAACCTGGAGATCGAGTCCCTGCGGCACGTGGCGCCGACCTTCCACGGCGACACCCTGTACGGCGAGACCACGGTCCTCGACAAGACCCCGTCGAAGTCGAAGAACGACCGCGGCATCGTCTACGTGGAGACCAAGGGCTACAAGCAGGACGGCACCCTCGTCTGCGTCTTCCGGCGCAAGGTGATGGTCCCGACCGAGACGTACATCAAGGAGCGCGGCGGCGAGCAGCCCGGCCGCCCCACGCTGAAGGAACAGGGGAAGTAG
- a CDS encoding acyl-CoA dehydrogenase family protein: MARLAQTAGLTDVQREILKTVREFVDKEIIPVATELEHRDEYPQDIVDGLKELGLFGLMIPEEYGGLGESLLTYALCVEEIARGWMSVSGIINTHFIVAYMLKQHGTQEQKDHFLPRMALGEVRGAFSMSEPALGSDVSAISSKAVRDGDEYVLNGQKMWLTNGGSSNLVAVLVRSDEGHPEGTAPHKSMTTFLVEKEPGFGEVRPGLTIPGKIDKMGYKGVDTTELIMDGLRIPANRVLGGETGRGFYQMMDGVEVGRVNVAARGCGVAQRAFELGVSYAQQRHTFGKPIAEHQAIQFKLAEMATKVEAAHAMMVNAARKKDSGERNDLEAGMAKYLASEYCKEVVEDAFRIHGGYGFSKEYEIERLYREAPMLLIGEGTAEIQKMIIGRRLLEEYRLQG, encoded by the coding sequence ATGGCCCGACTCGCCCAGACCGCCGGGCTCACGGACGTCCAGCGGGAGATCCTCAAGACCGTCCGGGAGTTCGTCGACAAGGAGATCATCCCGGTCGCGACCGAGCTGGAGCACCGCGACGAGTACCCGCAGGACATCGTCGACGGCCTCAAGGAGCTCGGCCTGTTCGGCCTGATGATTCCCGAGGAGTACGGCGGCCTGGGTGAGTCGCTCCTCACCTACGCGCTGTGCGTCGAGGAGATAGCACGCGGCTGGATGTCCGTCTCGGGCATCATCAACACCCACTTCATCGTGGCGTACATGCTCAAGCAGCACGGCACGCAGGAGCAGAAGGACCACTTCCTCCCGCGGATGGCGCTGGGCGAGGTGCGCGGCGCGTTCTCGATGTCCGAGCCGGCGCTGGGCTCGGACGTGTCGGCCATCAGCTCGAAGGCGGTGCGGGACGGTGACGAGTACGTCCTGAACGGCCAGAAGATGTGGCTGACGAACGGCGGCAGCTCGAACCTGGTGGCGGTCCTCGTACGAAGTGACGAAGGACACCCCGAGGGCACCGCGCCCCACAAGTCGATGACCACCTTCCTCGTCGAGAAGGAGCCGGGCTTCGGGGAGGTCCGTCCGGGCCTGACCATCCCCGGCAAGATCGACAAGATGGGCTACAAGGGGGTCGACACGACCGAGCTCATCATGGACGGACTGCGCATTCCGGCCAATCGGGTCCTGGGCGGGGAGACCGGCCGAGGGTTTTACCAAATGATGGACGGAGTCGAGGTCGGCCGCGTCAACGTGGCGGCGCGTGGCTGTGGCGTCGCTCAGCGTGCTTTCGAACTGGGTGTCTCGTACGCCCAGCAACGTCACACTTTCGGCAAGCCGATCGCCGAACACCAGGCCATCCAGTTCAAGCTGGCCGAGATGGCTACCAAGGTCGAAGCCGCTCATGCGATGATGGTGAATGCAGCACGCAAAAAGGACTCCGGGGAACGAAACGACCTCGAAGCAGGGATGGCGAAGTACCTCGCCTCCGAGTACTGCAAGGAAGTCGTCGAGGACGCCTTCCGTATCCACGGCGGATACGGATTCTCGAAGGAGTACGAGATCGAGCGCCTCTACCGCGAGGCTCCGATGCTGTTGATCGGTGAAGGTACCGCCGAGATCCAGAAAATGATCATCGGGCGACGCCTGCTCGAGGAGTACCGCCTCCAGGGCTGA
- a CDS encoding phosphatidylserine decarboxylase, which translates to MPHSQTSAPRVGFLNGRLARGASPWLLPTVATAALSLTRARKSGRWAAAAVPATALAAGMLWFFRDPEREIAQGRVISPADGVVQSIMPWKDGRTRVAIFMSPLNVHVNRAPLAGTVTSVEHIPGGFVPAFNKESENNERVVWHFDTELGDIEMVQIAGAVARRIVPYLPAGTKVEQGERIGLIRFGSRVDIYLPEGVEVAVEVGQATTAGVTRIDRD; encoded by the coding sequence ATGCCCCACAGCCAAACCTCTGCACCTCGCGTCGGCTTCCTCAACGGACGTCTCGCACGCGGAGCATCGCCGTGGCTTCTGCCGACCGTCGCCACCGCGGCGCTCAGCCTCACCCGGGCGCGCAAGTCCGGGCGCTGGGCCGCGGCGGCCGTGCCCGCCACCGCGCTCGCGGCGGGCATGCTGTGGTTCTTCCGCGACCCCGAGCGTGAGATCGCTCAGGGCCGTGTCATCTCGCCCGCCGACGGTGTGGTGCAGAGCATCATGCCGTGGAAGGACGGGCGGACCCGGGTCGCGATCTTCATGAGCCCGCTGAACGTCCACGTCAACCGCGCGCCCCTCGCGGGCACGGTGACGTCCGTGGAGCACATCCCCGGCGGGTTCGTCCCGGCGTTCAACAAGGAGAGCGAGAACAACGAGCGCGTTGTCTGGCACTTCGACACCGAGCTCGGTGACATCGAGATGGTGCAGATCGCCGGCGCCGTCGCACGCCGCATCGTCCCGTACCTGCCGGCCGGCACCAAGGTGGAGCAGGGCGAACGCATCGGTCTGATCCGCTTCGGCTCCCGCGTCGACATCTACCTCCCCGAGGGTGTCGAGGTCGCGGTCGAGGTCGGACAGGCCACCACCGCGGGGGTGACCCGAATTGACCGTGACTGA
- the pssA gene encoding CDP-diacylglycerol--serine O-phosphatidyltransferase gives MPESAEEESAEDDMPLSLRLSIADTLTLGNATCGFMAVYFTTTGILIPHLTGSGESGMARHSAATAVILMLLAAVFDLFDGIVARKLRSSPMGAELDNLSDLISFGLAPAYFVLVYGMVADDAHQKMSALAAIVVLLAVVLRLARFSCVTMKDGMFQGMPSPFGALTVVSIVLLELPFIPTLLAIIGVAWLMVSRVEYPKPRGVLAVAMLSWIVGAMGLLAAWAFDAPGGQLLLQTGCALQIALAATIPLFATTRRANTFRHNRREARATTLR, from the coding sequence GTGCCCGAGTCCGCCGAGGAGGAGTCCGCCGAAGACGACATGCCGCTCTCGCTGCGACTGTCGATAGCGGACACCCTCACGCTCGGTAACGCGACCTGCGGATTCATGGCGGTGTACTTCACCACCACCGGAATCCTCATCCCGCACCTCACCGGCAGCGGCGAGTCGGGCATGGCCCGGCACAGCGCGGCGACCGCGGTGATACTGATGCTGCTCGCGGCGGTCTTCGACCTCTTCGACGGCATCGTGGCCCGCAAGCTGCGCAGCTCGCCGATGGGTGCCGAGCTGGACAACCTGTCCGACCTGATCAGCTTCGGCCTGGCTCCCGCGTACTTCGTGCTCGTCTACGGCATGGTCGCCGACGACGCGCACCAGAAGATGTCGGCGCTGGCCGCGATCGTGGTGCTGCTCGCCGTGGTGCTCAGACTCGCCAGATTCAGCTGCGTGACGATGAAGGACGGCATGTTCCAGGGCATGCCGAGCCCCTTCGGCGCGCTGACGGTCGTCTCGATCGTCCTGCTGGAGCTGCCGTTCATCCCGACGCTGCTGGCGATCATCGGGGTGGCCTGGCTGATGGTGAGCCGGGTCGAGTACCCCAAGCCGCGGGGTGTCCTCGCGGTGGCCATGCTCAGCTGGATCGTCGGGGCCATGGGTCTGCTGGCGGCCTGGGCCTTCGACGCCCCGGGCGGTCAGCTGCTCCTCCAGACGGGTTGTGCGCTGCAGATCGCGCTGGCGGCGACCATTCCGCTGTTCGCGACGACGCGCCGGGCGAACACCTTCCGGCACAACCGCCGCGAGGCCCGCGCCACGACGCTGCGCTAG
- a CDS encoding ABC transporter substrate-binding protein, which translates to MKRPSPNRARCAAASLAAALVLTGAAGCSGKAGSGTQEKQAEGGVKTGTGVSDTAIQLGALTDMTGVYASLGKSVTQAQQLWIKQANAAGGICGRQLELTVRDHGYDPQKALAAYTELEPKVLGFAQFIGSPFVAAAKDRIDGQHKALVIPQAWSASLLGSPYIRTVGATYDIETVNAIGYLLDQKRIASGDKIGHVYFEGDYGENALAGAKHAAREAGLSIVEQKIKPTDNDMSAQVAALKQAGVKAVVISAGPKQAASLVGVAAAGGWNVPVVGNNSAFAPQLLATPAGAALQKDYYVAASTLPIGDAAPGPTALAAAYKAEYPGAGLDNGVVAGYSAAAVYGEALKKACADKDLTRAGVGKALLSLKSYDSGFGITHDFSDPKAPSTRQSVIMKPDEQTPGGLKVVKPPTVAPAAEKYTPTD; encoded by the coding sequence GTGAAGAGACCCAGCCCGAACAGAGCACGGTGCGCCGCGGCGTCCCTGGCGGCCGCGCTCGTCCTCACCGGCGCCGCCGGGTGCAGCGGCAAGGCGGGAAGCGGTACGCAGGAGAAGCAGGCGGAGGGAGGCGTCAAGACCGGTACGGGGGTCAGCGACACCGCCATCCAGCTCGGTGCCCTGACCGACATGACCGGGGTCTACGCCTCGCTGGGCAAGAGCGTCACCCAGGCCCAGCAGCTCTGGATCAAGCAGGCCAACGCGGCGGGCGGCATCTGCGGCCGGCAGCTGGAGCTCACGGTCCGCGACCACGGCTACGACCCGCAGAAGGCCCTGGCCGCCTACACCGAGCTGGAGCCCAAGGTGCTGGGCTTCGCCCAGTTCATCGGCTCCCCGTTCGTCGCCGCGGCCAAGGACCGCATCGACGGGCAGCACAAGGCCCTGGTCATCCCCCAGGCCTGGTCGGCCTCGCTGCTCGGCAGCCCGTACATCCGCACGGTGGGCGCCACGTACGACATCGAGACGGTCAACGCCATCGGCTACCTCCTCGACCAGAAGCGCATCGCCTCGGGGGACAAGATCGGACACGTGTACTTCGAGGGCGACTACGGCGAGAACGCCCTGGCCGGTGCCAAGCACGCGGCCCGGGAGGCCGGGCTGAGCATCGTCGAGCAGAAGATCAAACCCACCGACAACGACATGTCCGCGCAGGTGGCGGCCCTCAAGCAGGCCGGGGTCAAGGCCGTGGTGATCAGCGCCGGACCCAAGCAGGCGGCCTCGCTCGTCGGGGTGGCCGCGGCGGGCGGCTGGAACGTCCCGGTGGTCGGCAACAACTCGGCCTTCGCCCCCCAGCTGCTCGCCACCCCGGCGGGCGCGGCCCTGCAGAAGGACTACTACGTGGCCGCGTCCACCCTGCCGATCGGCGATGCCGCCCCCGGCCCGACGGCCCTCGCCGCGGCCTACAAGGCGGAGTACCCGGGCGCGGGCCTCGACAACGGCGTGGTGGCCGGCTACTCGGCCGCCGCGGTCTACGGGGAGGCCCTGAAGAAGGCCTGCGCCGACAAGGACCTCACCCGCGCGGGCGTCGGCAAGGCACTGCTGAGTCTGAAGTCCTACGACAGCGGCTTCGGGATCACGCACGACTTCTCCGACCCGAAGGCCCCCTCCACCCGGCAGAGCGTGATCATGAAGCCGGACGAGCAGACCCCGGGCGGCCTGAAGGTGGTCAAGCCCCCCACAGTCGCCCCGGCGGCGGAGAAGTACACCCCGACCGATTAA
- a CDS encoding branched-chain amino acid ABC transporter permease, with protein sequence MSDVIPGAAPAPAAPAGPGPTPPGAAGRPRRGRVRHALWAAAGLVLLALPFYLDRFWLQAGLFAIAAGIGAIGLNLLTGATGQLSMGHAFFLAVGAYGYCALAGDGGRAGGHELVGLGLPSWLAALLAVALAGAAGGLFSPIAGRLRGAYLGIATLALIFIGQHVLFNATSLTGGFNGRAVEPLSLLGITFDDTETVIAAVPFQSAEKLWYVGLAALLACALFARGILHGRPGRALNAIRDHNIAAGVMGVPVARYRAAVFVLSSMYAGLAGVLLALVFQRTVPDYFGMVLSLEYLAMIVIGGLGTVAGAVIGAAFVSLLPQLLTRYSDALPLVSAPGTGGIAPGEASRYLYGAAVVAVVLFLPGGLARIAAATTSARSARPPKEPA encoded by the coding sequence GTGTCTGACGTGATCCCCGGGGCCGCCCCGGCCCCCGCCGCCCCGGCCGGGCCCGGCCCGACGCCCCCGGGCGCCGCCGGCAGGCCCCGCCGCGGCCGCGTCCGCCACGCCCTCTGGGCCGCCGCGGGGCTCGTCCTGCTCGCCCTGCCCTTCTACCTCGACCGGTTCTGGCTCCAGGCCGGGCTCTTCGCCATCGCCGCCGGGATCGGCGCCATCGGGCTCAACCTGCTCACCGGCGCCACCGGGCAGCTGTCCATGGGGCACGCCTTCTTCCTCGCCGTCGGCGCCTACGGGTACTGCGCGCTGGCCGGGGACGGCGGGCGCGCCGGCGGCCACGAGCTCGTCGGCCTCGGCCTGCCCAGCTGGCTCGCGGCCCTCCTCGCCGTCGCCCTCGCGGGCGCCGCCGGAGGGCTGTTCAGCCCGATCGCCGGTCGGCTGCGCGGCGCGTACCTCGGTATCGCCACGCTCGCGCTGATCTTCATCGGCCAGCACGTCCTGTTCAACGCCACCTCCCTCACCGGCGGCTTCAACGGCCGGGCCGTCGAACCCCTCTCCCTCCTCGGGATCACCTTCGACGACACCGAGACCGTGATCGCCGCCGTCCCCTTCCAGTCCGCCGAGAAGCTCTGGTACGTAGGCCTGGCCGCCCTCCTGGCCTGCGCCCTGTTCGCCCGGGGCATCCTGCACGGGCGCCCCGGCCGCGCCCTGAACGCCATCCGCGACCACAACATCGCCGCCGGGGTGATGGGCGTCCCCGTGGCCCGCTACCGGGCCGCCGTCTTCGTCCTGTCCTCCATGTACGCGGGGCTGGCCGGGGTCCTGCTGGCCCTGGTCTTCCAGCGCACCGTGCCCGACTACTTCGGCATGGTCCTGTCCCTCGAATACCTCGCCATGATCGTGATCGGCGGCCTGGGCACGGTCGCGGGCGCGGTCATCGGCGCCGCCTTCGTCTCCCTGCTGCCCCAGCTGCTCACCCGCTACAGCGACGCCCTCCCGCTCGTGTCCGCCCCAGGCACCGGCGGGATCGCTCCGGGCGAGGCGTCCCGCTACCTGTACGGCGCGGCCGTCGTCGCGGTCGTCCTGTTCCTCCCCGGCGGTCTGGCCCGGATCGCCGCCGCCACCACGTCCGCACGTTCCGCACGTCCCCCGAAGGAGCCAGCGTGA
- a CDS encoding branched-chain amino acid ABC transporter permease, with product MTTFLELLLGGLSMGSVYALIALGFVVIFKATEVVNFAHASLLLAGGYVTAVLHDDIGFWPALAAGIGAAAAVGAGVEFLVMRRYRGQDHSVLAIVTIGVDILITTDLTRRIGTDVLALGDPWGDAVVHLGPVTLPQTRIAAFVSAALLIGAFLLVFRYTAWGVAMRAAAEKPETAALMGVRLGRVSLAAWAVAGALAAVAALFLTVFPTPGLERATSLAALKAFPAAILGGLDSTTGALAGGLIVGVTEAMATGYQSQLTFLGRGIGDLAPYLVMVAVLLLRPAGLFGTKELARV from the coding sequence GTGACCACCTTCCTCGAACTCCTGCTCGGCGGACTCTCCATGGGCTCCGTCTACGCGCTCATCGCCCTCGGCTTCGTGGTCATCTTCAAGGCCACCGAGGTCGTCAACTTCGCCCACGCCTCCCTCCTCCTCGCCGGCGGATACGTCACCGCCGTCCTCCACGACGACATCGGCTTCTGGCCCGCCCTGGCCGCCGGCATCGGCGCGGCGGCCGCCGTCGGCGCGGGGGTGGAGTTCCTCGTGATGCGCCGCTACCGGGGCCAGGACCACAGCGTGCTGGCCATCGTCACCATCGGCGTGGACATCCTGATCACCACCGACCTCACCCGTCGCATCGGTACCGACGTCCTCGCGCTCGGCGACCCGTGGGGCGACGCGGTGGTCCACCTCGGCCCCGTCACCCTCCCGCAGACCCGCATCGCCGCCTTCGTCTCCGCGGCCCTCCTGATCGGCGCGTTCCTCCTGGTCTTCCGGTACACCGCCTGGGGCGTGGCCATGCGCGCCGCCGCCGAGAAGCCGGAGACCGCCGCGCTGATGGGCGTACGGCTGGGCCGGGTCTCCCTGGCCGCCTGGGCGGTCGCCGGAGCCCTGGCCGCCGTGGCGGCGCTCTTCCTCACCGTCTTCCCCACCCCCGGCCTGGAACGGGCCACCTCCCTGGCCGCCCTCAAGGCCTTCCCCGCGGCGATCCTCGGCGGCCTCGACTCCACCACCGGAGCCCTGGCGGGCGGCCTGATCGTGGGTGTCACCGAAGCCATGGCCACCGGCTACCAGAGCCAGCTCACCTTCCTCGGCCGCGGCATCGGCGACCTCGCCCCGTACCTGGTCATGGTCGCGGTGCTGCTGCTGCGCCCCGCGGGCCTCTTCGGCACGAAGGAGCTCGCCCGTGTCTGA
- a CDS encoding ABC transporter ATP-binding protein codes for MTALDGVSFTVEPGSVHAVIGPNGAGKSTCLNVLSGVYRAASGSVRFGATELTGLAPHDIAALGIARTFQNLALPPHTTVADSLLLGRHRLMRSGFLATGLRLPAAAREDRRHRERVREIAAFVGLEADLAAPAGSLPYGKQKLVELARALCMEPRLLLLDEPVAGMTADERRRTAAVVAGVRDGLGISIVLVEHDMGVVMRLADAVTVLDFGKRIGGGTPAQVQNDPAVVRAYLGEEDPAA; via the coding sequence CTGACCGCGCTCGACGGGGTGTCCTTCACCGTCGAGCCCGGCAGCGTGCACGCCGTCATCGGGCCCAACGGCGCGGGCAAGTCCACCTGCCTCAACGTCCTCTCCGGGGTCTACCGCGCAGCGTCGGGCAGCGTCCGCTTCGGCGCCACCGAGCTCACCGGCCTCGCCCCGCACGACATCGCCGCCCTCGGCATCGCCCGGACCTTCCAGAACCTGGCCCTGCCCCCGCACACCACGGTCGCCGACAGCCTGCTGCTCGGCCGCCACCGGCTCATGCGGTCGGGCTTCCTCGCCACCGGGCTCCGGCTGCCGGCCGCCGCCCGCGAGGACCGCCGCCACCGCGAACGGGTCCGCGAGATCGCCGCCTTCGTCGGCCTGGAGGCCGACCTGGCCGCCCCCGCGGGCTCCCTCCCGTACGGCAAACAGAAACTCGTCGAGCTGGCCCGGGCCCTGTGCATGGAGCCCCGGCTGCTGCTCCTGGACGAACCCGTCGCCGGGATGACCGCGGACGAACGCCGGCGCACCGCCGCCGTCGTCGCGGGCGTCCGGGACGGCCTCGGCATATCGATCGTGCTGGTCGAACACGACATGGGGGTGGTGATGCGGCTCGCGGACGCGGTGACCGTACTCGACTTCGGAAAACGGATCGGCGGCGGAACCCCCGCCCAGGTGCAGAACGACCCAGCGGTCGTACGCGCCTATCTCGGCGAGGAGGACCCGGCCGCGTGA
- a CDS encoding ABC transporter ATP-binding protein: MASLQVRGLSVGYGPVRALRDVSLDVPAGAVVVVLGGNGAGKTTLLRAVSRTLAFHRGAATDGNISFDDRPLEGLGPDRAVAAGVVQVPEGRQVFARMTVADNLRAGALGARAGSRADIARSLARVHELFPVLAGRAGQRAGLLSGGEQQMLALGRALMARPRLLLLDEPSLGLAPKMAATIAETVKEINASGTSVLLVEQNAALALRLASYAYVLEVGEVTLSGPAAELAASDEVRRRYLGLTGEDTPAPRPTRTLTRWPS; the protein is encoded by the coding sequence GTGGCCTCGCTTCAGGTACGCGGGCTGTCCGTCGGCTACGGGCCGGTACGGGCACTGCGCGACGTGTCGCTGGATGTGCCCGCGGGCGCTGTGGTCGTCGTACTGGGTGGGAACGGCGCGGGGAAGACGACCCTGCTGCGGGCGGTGTCCCGGACGCTCGCCTTCCACCGGGGCGCCGCCACGGACGGGAACATCAGCTTCGACGACCGGCCACTGGAGGGTCTGGGCCCGGACCGGGCGGTCGCCGCCGGGGTGGTGCAAGTACCGGAGGGGCGGCAGGTGTTCGCCCGGATGACGGTCGCGGACAACCTCCGGGCCGGCGCCCTCGGCGCCCGGGCCGGATCCCGCGCCGACATCGCCCGCTCGCTGGCCCGCGTGCACGAGCTGTTCCCGGTCCTGGCGGGGCGGGCCGGGCAGCGGGCCGGGCTCCTCTCCGGCGGCGAGCAGCAGATGCTCGCCCTGGGCCGGGCCCTGATGGCCCGGCCCCGGCTGCTGCTCCTGGACGAGCCCTCGCTGGGCCTGGCACCGAAGATGGCCGCGACCATCGCCGAGACGGTCAAGGAGATCAACGCCTCGGGCACCTCGGTCCTGCTGGTGGAGCAGAACGCGGCCCTCGCGCTCCGGCTGGCCTCGTACGCGTACGTCCTGGAGGTCGGCGAGGTCACCCTCTCGGGCCCGGCCGCCGAACTGGCCGCCTCGGACGAGGTCCGCCGCCGCTACCTCGGCCTCACGGGCGAGGACACCCCCGCTCCCCGCCCCACCCGCACCCTCACCCGGTGGCCGTCATGA
- a CDS encoding CdaR family transcriptional regulator, translating to MGGRRARTEAEWSVLLTAAEVLLERVPVLTEQLIADLAKHSPLFDLAVPRDEHWQQVTEAMRYGIEAFAARRSDSRKDLAYAEELGRRRAEQGLPLDLLLYAYRRAGRLTWDALLDIVTEEDPEALPVLARTAGAMWAGIEQQAAATAEAYRAGELEMRRRSDERVQALLDALLEGDAAPGLAARAAAGLDLPEQGRYAVVVLPVDRRDSVHRVVAAGGMRLFWRMRAEQELAVAALGSSSLDELAAELADRCPGPGGISPVVDGLAELGRARRLAETALATCGAEERSLVRLSQRLPTALVVRQPELAGELVQEVLGALLELDPADRAVLLETLDAWLAAEGSAGRAATRLYCHRNTVFNRLRRLEHLTSRSLSRPHDLIALTLARDAYRLSAAAGPASP from the coding sequence ATGGGCGGACGCAGGGCGCGCACGGAAGCGGAGTGGTCGGTGCTGCTGACCGCGGCCGAGGTGCTGCTGGAGCGCGTCCCGGTGCTGACGGAACAGCTGATAGCCGATCTGGCGAAGCACTCCCCGCTGTTCGACCTCGCGGTGCCGCGCGACGAGCACTGGCAACAGGTGACCGAGGCGATGCGGTACGGCATCGAGGCCTTCGCCGCGCGCCGCTCGGACTCGCGCAAGGACCTGGCGTACGCGGAGGAGCTGGGGCGTCGGCGGGCCGAACAGGGCCTGCCGCTGGACCTGTTGCTGTACGCGTACCGGCGCGCGGGGCGGCTGACCTGGGACGCCCTGCTGGACATCGTCACGGAGGAGGATCCGGAGGCCCTGCCGGTGCTGGCGCGTACGGCGGGCGCCATGTGGGCCGGGATCGAACAGCAGGCCGCCGCAACGGCGGAGGCCTACCGGGCGGGTGAGCTGGAGATGCGGCGGCGCAGCGACGAGCGGGTGCAGGCGCTGCTCGACGCGCTGCTGGAGGGGGACGCGGCGCCGGGCCTGGCGGCGCGGGCCGCGGCGGGCCTGGACCTGCCGGAGCAGGGGCGGTACGCGGTGGTCGTGCTGCCGGTGGACCGGCGGGACTCGGTCCACCGGGTGGTGGCGGCGGGCGGGATGCGGCTGTTCTGGCGGATGCGGGCGGAGCAGGAGCTGGCGGTGGCGGCCCTCGGGTCCTCCTCGCTGGACGAGCTGGCGGCGGAGCTGGCCGACCGCTGCCCCGGTCCCGGCGGGATCAGCCCAGTGGTGGACGGGCTGGCGGAGCTGGGCCGGGCCCGACGGCTGGCGGAGACGGCGCTGGCCACCTGCGGGGCGGAGGAGCGGTCCCTGGTCCGGCTGTCGCAGCGGCTCCCGACGGCGCTGGTCGTCCGCCAGCCCGAGCTGGCGGGGGAGCTGGTGCAGGAGGTCCTCGGGGCGCTCCTGGAGCTGGACCCGGCGGACCGGGCGGTGCTGCTGGAGACGCTGGACGCGTGGCTCGCCGCGGAGGGCTCCGCCGGGCGGGCGGCGACGCGCCTGTACTGCCACCGCAACACGGTCTTCAACCGGCTGCGCCGCCTGGAGCACCTGACGTCCCGGTCCCTGTCGCGCCCGCACGACCTGATCGCACTCACCCTGGCCCGCGACGCGTACCGACTGTCCGCCGCCGCGGGCCCTGCCAGCCCCTGA